Proteins from a single region of Streptomyces vinaceus:
- a CDS encoding helix-turn-helix domain-containing protein, translating into MTESVEEPRLPSPKERRRLREAAGLSYEAVATAVGVRANTVRSWESARTSPRGRKRAAYAAFLRSLASAPAEAEAATAAAAEPPQATGAGTQSAAAQSAGTQSAAAQTAGAESAAARSAGPPSAPDVRRAVAAEGFAVRVPGVMRPFGMSGHGPRTRPPVPAERAVKPPIATPRHEARFTVRATAKAIGTPGRGTAVPDAAPADAQAPAQAPASAPAQPSAEAGAAAPEACEPPPAGPQGGHGPAPGGGGAPGPAPTGATTSGTATAIAEATAPANAPDPDPDPAAVPEGPVPDPAAPSAAQAPRGAGGPGAVFDALYEYAAPALARQVYLLTGRRGLSHEAVERAFQLAWARWPEVACDPDPVGWVRAAAYEYALSPWHGFRRAHKHPDKAPAAPADRVLMDAMLALPPAHRRTVLLYDGVGLDLPDTAAETEATTPTTGNRLLHAHAALADRIPELAAAPPERQSAVLRERLGAVVPAVPLEPRPAATVRMAAEYRATRWTRAFLGLTAVIAVATAYTTVTAPRQYEPPLAPGASVSGVPPLAGPQRLTDETRQLREKLRAHPAHRPERIAPSLE; encoded by the coding sequence ATGACAGAGAGCGTCGAGGAGCCGAGGCTCCCCTCGCCCAAGGAACGCCGCAGACTGCGCGAGGCGGCCGGCCTGTCGTACGAGGCCGTCGCGACGGCGGTGGGCGTCAGGGCCAACACGGTCCGCTCCTGGGAATCGGCCCGCACCAGCCCCCGGGGCCGAAAGCGCGCGGCGTACGCCGCGTTCCTCAGGTCCCTGGCTTCGGCACCGGCTGAGGCTGAGGCTGCGACTGCGGCTGCGGCTGAGCCGCCGCAGGCGACCGGCGCGGGCACACAGTCCGCGGCGGCGCAGTCCGCGGGCACACAGTCCGCGGCGGCCCAGACCGCGGGCGCGGAGTCCGCGGCGGCGCGGTCCGCGGGGCCGCCCAGTGCCCCCGACGTGCGGCGCGCCGTGGCGGCAGAGGGCTTCGCGGTGCGCGTGCCCGGGGTGATGCGGCCGTTCGGGATGAGCGGGCACGGGCCACGGACCCGGCCGCCGGTCCCGGCCGAGCGGGCGGTGAAGCCCCCCATCGCCACGCCCCGCCACGAGGCGCGGTTCACCGTCAGGGCCACCGCCAAGGCCATCGGCACCCCCGGACGCGGGACTGCGGTACCGGACGCCGCCCCCGCGGATGCGCAGGCCCCGGCGCAGGCCCCGGCCTCTGCCCCGGCACAGCCCTCGGCGGAAGCCGGGGCCGCCGCCCCGGAGGCGTGCGAGCCGCCGCCGGCCGGGCCGCAGGGCGGCCACGGCCCCGCGCCCGGCGGGGGCGGAGCCCCCGGACCGGCCCCCACCGGAGCCACCACCTCCGGGACCGCGACCGCGATCGCCGAAGCCACCGCCCCCGCCAACGCCCCGGACCCGGACCCGGACCCGGCCGCCGTCCCCGAGGGGCCCGTCCCGGACCCGGCCGCGCCCTCCGCTGCGCAGGCTCCCCGGGGGGCGGGCGGACCCGGGGCCGTCTTCGACGCGCTGTACGAGTACGCCGCCCCGGCGCTGGCGCGACAGGTGTACCTGCTCACCGGGCGCCGCGGGCTCTCGCACGAGGCCGTCGAGCGGGCCTTCCAGCTCGCCTGGGCGCGGTGGCCCGAGGTGGCCTGCGACCCCGACCCCGTCGGCTGGGTGCGCGCGGCCGCGTACGAGTACGCCCTCTCCCCCTGGCACGGGTTCCGCCGCGCCCACAAGCACCCCGACAAGGCCCCCGCCGCCCCCGCCGACCGCGTCCTGATGGACGCCATGCTGGCGCTGCCGCCGGCGCACCGCCGTACCGTCCTGCTCTACGACGGCGTCGGCCTCGACCTCCCCGACACCGCCGCCGAGACCGAGGCGACCACCCCCACCACCGGCAACCGCCTCCTGCACGCGCACGCCGCCCTCGCCGACCGCATCCCGGAGCTGGCCGCCGCGCCCCCCGAGAGGCAGTCGGCGGTGCTGCGCGAGCGGCTCGGCGCGGTCGTTCCGGCCGTTCCGCTGGAGCCCCGCCCCGCGGCCACCGTACGGATGGCCGCGGAGTACCGCGCGACGCGCTGGACCCGCGCGTTCCTCGGCCTGACGGCCGTGATCGCCGTCGCGACCGCCTACACCACCGTCACCGCGCCCCGCCAGTACGAACCGCCCCTCGCGCCCGGCGCGAGCGTCTCCGGGGTCCCCCCGCTCGCCGGCCCCCAGCGGCTCACCGACGAGACCCGGCAGCTGCGCGAAAAGCTCCGCGCGCATCCCGCCCACCGGCCCGAGCGGATCGCGCCCAGCCTCGAATAG
- the sucD gene encoding succinate--CoA ligase subunit alpha: MAIFLNKDSKVIVQGMTGATGMKHTKLMLADGTNIVGGVNPRKAGTTVDFDGTEVPVFGSVAEAMKETGANVSVLFVPPAFAKAAVVEAIDAEIPLAVVITEGIAVHDSAAFWAYATAKGNKTRIIGPNCPGLITPGQSNAGIIPGDITKPGKIGLVSKSGTLTYQMMYELRDIGFTSAVGIGGDPVIGTTHIDALEAFEADPETELIVMIGEIGGDAEERAADFIAKNVTKPVVGYVAGFTAPEGKTMGHAGAIVSGSSGTAQAKKEALEAAGVKVGKTPTETAKLAREILNAAK, encoded by the coding sequence ATGGCTATCTTCCTCAACAAGGACAGCAAGGTCATCGTCCAGGGCATGACCGGTGCCACGGGCATGAAGCACACCAAGCTGATGCTGGCTGACGGCACCAACATCGTCGGCGGCGTGAACCCGCGCAAGGCCGGCACCACCGTCGACTTCGACGGCACCGAGGTCCCGGTCTTCGGCTCCGTCGCCGAGGCGATGAAGGAGACGGGCGCCAACGTCTCCGTCCTCTTCGTCCCGCCGGCCTTCGCCAAGGCCGCCGTGGTCGAGGCGATCGACGCCGAGATCCCGCTGGCCGTCGTCATCACCGAGGGCATCGCGGTGCACGACTCCGCCGCCTTCTGGGCGTACGCGACCGCCAAGGGCAACAAGACCCGCATCATCGGCCCGAACTGCCCGGGTCTGATCACCCCCGGCCAGTCCAACGCCGGCATCATCCCGGGCGACATCACCAAGCCCGGCAAGATCGGTCTCGTGTCGAAGTCCGGCACGCTGACCTACCAGATGATGTACGAGCTGCGCGACATCGGCTTCACCTCCGCCGTCGGCATCGGTGGCGACCCGGTCATCGGCACCACGCACATCGACGCCCTGGAGGCCTTCGAGGCCGACCCGGAGACCGAGCTGATCGTCATGATCGGCGAGATCGGCGGCGACGCCGAGGAGCGTGCGGCGGACTTCATCGCGAAGAACGTCACCAAGCCGGTCGTCGGCTACGTCGCGGGCTTCACCGCCCCCGAGGGCAAGACCATGGGCCACGCCGGCGCCATCGTCTCCGGCTCCTCCGGCACCGCGCAGGCCAAGAAGGAGGCCCTTGAGGCCGCCGGCGTCAAGGTCGGCAAGACGCCGACCGAGACGGCCAAGCTCGCGCGCGAGATCCTGAACGCCGCGAAGTAA
- the sucC gene encoding ADP-forming succinate--CoA ligase subunit beta, with protein MDLFEYQARDLFAKHGVPVLAGEVIDTPEAAREATERLGGKSVVKAQVKVGGRGKAGGVKLAATPDEAVARATDILGMDIKGHTVHKVMIAETAPEILEEYYVSYLLDRTNRTFLAMASVAGGMDIEQVAEETPEKLAKVPVNANEGVTIEKAREIVELAQFPAEVAEKVAEVLVTLWDTFIAEDALLVEVNPLAKVASGDVIALDGKVSLDENAEFRQPGHEEFVDHAAANPLEAAAKAKNLNYVKLDGEVGIIGNGAGLVMSTLDVVAYAGENHGGVKPANFLDIGGGASAAVMANGLEIILGDPDVKSVFVNVFGGITACDEVANGIVQALALLEEKGEAVTKPLVVRLDGNNAELGRKILSDANHPLVQRVDTMDGAADKAAELAAAK; from the coding sequence GTGGACCTGTTCGAGTACCAGGCGAGGGACCTCTTCGCCAAGCACGGTGTACCGGTGCTGGCCGGTGAAGTCATCGACACGCCTGAGGCGGCTCGCGAGGCCACCGAGCGGCTGGGCGGCAAGTCGGTCGTCAAGGCGCAGGTGAAGGTCGGTGGCCGCGGCAAGGCCGGCGGCGTCAAGCTCGCCGCCACCCCGGACGAGGCCGTCGCCCGCGCGACGGACATCCTGGGCATGGACATCAAGGGCCACACGGTCCACAAGGTGATGATCGCCGAGACCGCTCCCGAGATCCTTGAGGAGTACTACGTCTCGTACCTGCTGGACCGCACCAACCGCACCTTCCTGGCCATGGCCTCGGTCGCGGGCGGCATGGACATCGAGCAGGTCGCCGAGGAGACCCCGGAGAAGCTCGCCAAGGTCCCGGTGAACGCCAACGAGGGCGTGACCATCGAGAAGGCCCGCGAGATCGTGGAGCTCGCGCAGTTCCCGGCCGAGGTCGCCGAGAAGGTCGCCGAGGTCCTCGTGACCCTGTGGGACACCTTCATCGCCGAGGACGCGCTCCTCGTCGAGGTCAACCCGCTCGCGAAGGTCGCCTCCGGCGACGTCATCGCCCTCGACGGCAAGGTCTCGCTCGACGAGAACGCCGAGTTCCGCCAGCCGGGCCACGAGGAGTTCGTGGACCACGCGGCCGCGAACCCGCTTGAGGCCGCCGCCAAGGCGAAGAACCTCAACTACGTCAAGCTCGACGGTGAGGTCGGCATCATCGGCAACGGCGCGGGTCTCGTCATGAGCACCCTCGACGTCGTCGCGTACGCCGGTGAGAACCACGGCGGCGTCAAGCCCGCCAACTTCCTGGACATCGGCGGTGGCGCCTCCGCCGCCGTCATGGCCAACGGTCTTGAGATCATCCTCGGCGACCCGGACGTCAAGTCCGTCTTCGTCAACGTCTTCGGTGGCATCACCGCCTGCGACGAGGTCGCCAACGGCATCGTCCAGGCGCTGGCCCTGCTGGAGGAGAAGGGCGAGGCGGTCACCAAGCCGCTCGTCGTCCGCCTCGACGGCAACAACGCCGAGCTGGGTCGCAAGATCCTCTCGGACGCCAACCACCCGCTGGTCCAGCGCGTGGACACCATGGACGGCGCGGCCGACAAGGCCGCCGAGCTCGCGGCTGCGAAGTAA
- a CDS encoding VWA domain-containing protein, which translates to MTGTGNAAAGDALAQERLRRWRMVLGGEEDGTGRALTGRDAAMDAALSALYGRDGGNGRSGREPKGGERSAGLGGSAPHVARWLGDIRTYFPGSVVQIMQRDAIERLGLASLLLEPEMLEAVEPDVHLVGTLLSLHKAMPETTRETARAVVRTVVERLEARLASRTRATLTGALDRSARTSRPRHADIDWNRTIRANLKNYLPEQRTVVPERLVGYGRAAQAVKKEVILCVDQSGSMAASVVHASVFGAVLASMRTIATRLVVFDTAVVDLTDQLTDPVDVLFGTQLGGGTDINRALAYCQSKITRPADTVVVLISDLYEGGIRDEMLGRVAAMKASGTEFVALLALSDEGAPAYDREHATALAALGVPAFACTPDLFPEVMAAALEKRPLPLP; encoded by the coding sequence ATGACGGGTACGGGGAACGCGGCGGCGGGCGACGCCCTCGCGCAGGAGCGGCTGCGCAGGTGGCGGATGGTGCTCGGCGGGGAGGAGGACGGGACCGGCCGCGCCCTGACCGGGCGGGACGCCGCGATGGACGCCGCGCTCTCGGCGCTCTACGGGAGGGACGGGGGGAACGGGAGGAGCGGGAGGGAGCCGAAGGGCGGGGAGCGGAGTGCGGGGCTCGGCGGCTCCGCGCCACACGTGGCCCGCTGGCTCGGGGACATCCGTACGTACTTCCCCGGCTCCGTCGTCCAGATCATGCAGCGGGACGCCATCGAGCGGCTCGGCCTCGCCTCCCTCCTCCTGGAGCCGGAGATGCTGGAGGCCGTGGAGCCCGACGTCCACCTCGTCGGGACCCTCCTCTCCCTCCACAAGGCCATGCCCGAGACCACCCGCGAAACGGCCCGCGCCGTCGTCCGCACGGTGGTCGAGCGGCTGGAGGCACGGCTCGCGTCCCGCACCCGGGCCACCCTCACCGGCGCCCTCGACCGCTCCGCCCGCACCAGCCGCCCCCGCCACGCGGACATCGACTGGAACCGGACCATCCGGGCGAATCTGAAGAACTACCTTCCGGAGCAGCGCACCGTAGTTCCCGAACGGCTCGTCGGATACGGGCGCGCCGCGCAGGCGGTGAAGAAGGAGGTGATCCTCTGCGTCGACCAGTCCGGCTCGATGGCGGCCTCCGTCGTCCACGCCTCCGTCTTCGGCGCGGTGCTCGCCTCCATGCGGACGATCGCGACCCGGCTCGTCGTCTTCGACACCGCCGTCGTGGACCTGACAGATCAGCTGACGGATCCGGTGGACGTTCTCTTCGGTACGCAGCTCGGTGGCGGCACCGACATCAACCGCGCCCTCGCCTACTGCCAGTCCAAGATCACCCGTCCCGCCGACACGGTCGTCGTCCTCATCAGTGATCTCTACGAGGGCGGCATACGCGACGAGATGCTGGGCCGCGTCGCGGCGATGAAGGCATCCGGCACCGAGTTCGTCGCCCTGCTCGCCCTGTCCGACGAGGGAGCCCCCGCCTACGACCGCGAGCACGCCACAGCCCTTGCGGCGCTTGGGGTCCCGGCCTTCGCCTGCACCCCCGACCTGTTCCCGGAGGTGATGGCCGCGGCCCTGGAGAAGCGTCCCCTGCCCCTCCCCTGA